Within the Microcoleus sp. bin38.metabat.b11b12b14.051 genome, the region GCTTCACAGTACCGCTGACAGCAACTCTAGCGATTAGCAACACAGCCAGAAGCAGCTCCATCACTCCGGACTTAATTCCTGGCAACAACAACGGCACCAACCCCAATGCCAGCGTCACAACCACCATCGCTCCTAGGGCTGATGTTGCCACCCAAAAAACTGCTCCGGCGAACATCAATGCTGGCGGGACGCTCACTTATACAATCACTACCACCAACAACGGGCCGAGTGCTGCCACCAACGTAGTCATCACCGACAGCCTGATTCCCGGTTTAACTGGGGTCGCGGCGTCCGGCGGGGGAACCTACAACCCAACCACAGGCGTGATCGTGTTCCCGCCGATCGCCTCGATCGCCAGCGGCAGCAACCAGAGCCGCACCATCAGCTTTGTAGCGCCACCTACCCTGACGAGCATCACCAACGTTGTCTCTAGCCGATCGGACACTACTGACCCCAACGACACCAACAACAACGGCTCTATAGCCGCACCGCCTGGTGGGTCTGGGGGTAGAGTCATTACGACGATCGGTGCCCAGGCTGATGTTGTCACCCAAAAAACAGCTCCGGCGACCATCAATGCCGGCGGGACGCTCACTTATACAATCACTACCACCAACAACGGACCGAGTGCCGCCACCAATGTAGTCATCACCGACAGCCTGATTCCCGGCTTAACTGGAGTTGCGGTGTCCGGCGGGGGAACCTACAACGCAGCCACAGGCGCGATCGTGTTCCCGGCGATCGCTTCTATGGCCAACGGCAGCAACCAGAGCCGCACCATCCGTTTTGCAGCGCCACCCAACCTAACGAGCATCACCAACGTTGTATCGAGCCGATCGGATACTCCTGACCCCAACGACACCAACAACAACGGCTCTATAGCCGCACCGCCTGGTGGGTCGGGGGGTAGAGTCGTTACCACAGTCGGTGCAGCCCGCGCTGACCTGGTTACATCCAAGCTCGGCCTCACATCTGCTACAGCAGGCAGTCCTGTTACATATACTATAATTACCTCCAACAACGGGCCGAATGCTGCGGAAAACGTAGTGATTACAGACAGGATCATTCCCGGCTTAACATCCGTCAGGGCATCGGATAACGGCACTTACGATCCAGTGACAGGAATTGTCACCTTCCCAACAATTCCCAGCTTAGCCTTCGGTAGCAGCACCAACCGGCTGGTGACATTAGTAGTTCCGGCAACGGGCACCATCAGCAATACTGCCAGCAGCCGATCGACTACTTTAGACCCACAGCTCACCAACAACAATGGTTCTGAATCTCGCGCCACTGTCACCACCACCGTCGCCACGCAGCCAACACCCAACCAATCTCCATCAGCTACCAGCGGCAACGCTGCGCTACGGCCCAACAGCGCTGTCAACATCACCGGACTCGGAGGCACAGACTCAGACGGCACAGTGCAGTCCTTCACTATCAACACCCTGCCGCCCGCCAATCAAGGTGTGCTGTTCTTGGGCGACCCCGCAAACGGGGGAGTTCCCGTCACAGCAGGTCAGACCCTGACATCAGACGAAATCAAGCAGTTATTTTTCAAGTCGGCTGACAATTTCACAGGAGCGAGCTTTAGCTACAGCAGCAGGGACGATCTCGGTGGTACCAGCCCCGGGGCCACTGTTTCTCTGGTGTCGTCGCCGCTATCCAACCAGCCGCCGATACCTGCAAACACCAGCAAGACACTGCCGCCAAACAGCACAGTTAACCTCCAAGGACTGACGGCCACAGACCCCGACAGCTCGATCAACTTCTTCACCATCAACACGCTGCCGCCCGCCAATCAAGGTGTGCTGTTCTTGGGCGACCCCAGCCAGGGAATCCGGGTAACGGCAGGTCAAAGACTCAGCCAAACTCAAATCAACCAGCTATTCTTCCAAGCCACGGGCGAATTCACCGGCACCAACTTTACCTACACCGCCACAGACAGCCTCGGCGCCATCAGTCCAGCCCCGGCTACAGCATCGCTGCTACCGATCGTACCAAACGCCAACCAGCCGCCTGTCGCCAACAACACCAGCGTCGCTTTATCGCCAGGACAAAGCGTTAACATCCCCGGCCTCGGAGGCACCGACCCCGACGGCACGGTAGTTTCTTTTACCATCAACACCTTACCCCCGGCTAATGAAGGCATTCTGTTCTTAGGCGCTCCCAGCCAGGGAATCCGGGTCACGACCGGTCAAACCCTAACACCAGAGCAAATTTCCCGGTTGTTCTTCCAGGGGGCCGGCAATTTCACAGGGGCAAACTTCACCTACAGCGCTACAGACAACCTCGGCGCCACCAGTGCGGCAGTTGCCACGATCTCTGTCATTGCCATTAACCAACCGACACCAACACCCACACCCGCGCCAGTACCGACACCCACACCCGCGCCAGTACCGACACCTACACCCGCGCCAGTACCGACACCCACACCCAACCCCGAGCCAGTAACCACACCCACACCCAACCCCGGGCCAGTAACTATACCCAACCCCGGGCCAGTAACCACACCCACACCCGCACCAGTACCGACACCCACACCCGCACCAGTACCGACACCTACACCCGCGCCAGTAACCACACCCACACCCCCACCAGTACCGACACCTACACCCGCGCCAGTAACCACACCCACACCCCCACCAGTACCGACACCCACACCCGCGCCAGTAACCACACCCACACCCCCACCTATTTTCGGCGCAGTACCCGAACCGGATACCGGCTGCGGTTGCGACCCCCTGCCCGAGCAGCCTGCCTTCACATTTGTCCCACCCCAGCGTTCGCAACTACTCAACTTCGAGTCGAGCATCCCAGACATCACCGACATCCAAAACACGATTTTAGGGACTCCCGGCAACGATTTCTTAACCGGCAACGACTCTAACGAATTGTTGGTTTCCTTCACAGGCGACGACACAGTGTTAGGTGAAGGCGGTTCAGACATCGTGTTTGGCGACCAACAGCCAGACTTCATCGCCTCGGGTAAAGGCAACGATATCGTTTACGCTGGGAAAGAAAACGATGTAGTCTTCGGTGGGAAACAACAAGATAGGCTCTTTGGCGATCGCGGTTCCGACACATTGCACGGCGATCGCGGTGGCGATACCATCGTCGGCGACAACGGCAACAACATCGACCTGACTGGTAACGACGGCGACTTGATTTTCGGAGGTTCCGAAAGCGATTTCATTGCTGGAAATCAAGGCAGCGACACGGTTTACGCGGGCAAAGACGCAGATATCGTCGCCGGAGGCAAAGCAAATGACCTGATTTGGGGCGACAAAGGTTCTGACACTCTCTACGGCGATAGCGGAGACGACTCTTTGTTCGGTGGCGTTGCCAACTCACTCGATGGCGACCCCAACGGGCAGGATTTGCTGTTTGGAGGCGACGGTAACGACTTGCTCAACGGCCAGCAAGGTGACGATACTTTGCGAGGCGGTAACGGCCGAGATTTGCTGTTTGGAGGCAAAGGGGGCGATCGAATTTTTGGCGAAACCGGGTCGGATACTCTCTACGGGAATCAAGGTTCTGACACGATTCTCGGTGACTACGGCACCGAAAATAACATCACCATCGCTACGGAGGAAAGCGACTTAATTTTTGGCAACGACAGCGGCGACATCATCGGTGGCGGTAGCGGTAACGACAGTATTTTTGCCGGCAAGGGTAATGACTTGATGTTTGGTGGCAAAGGTAATGACTTGATGTTGGGCGAACTCGGTTCCGACACGATTATCGGTGGTGAGGGAGACGATTCGCTTTACGGCGGCTTGCAAAATCAATTAGTCAGCGATGTTAACGGCCGCGATTTGTTGTATGGGGGCGAGGGTAACGACTATCTCAACGGTGGCGAGAGTTCCGACTCTCTCAGCGGTGGTTTTGGTAACGATACTCTTAACGGCGGTAAGGATGACGATTTGCTGCACGGAGATGCGGGCGACGACTTGATTTACGGCGATGATGGCAGCGATCTGATTTGTGGCGATAGCGGCAACGATACCATTTTTGGCGATCGCGGGGAAAACCAGATCGGCCCTGTAGGCGCCAACGGCCAGCAAGACTGCATTAACGGCGGCAGCGGCGATGACCTTTTATACGGCAATGAAGGTCAAGATACCCTCAACGGTGATGACGGTAACGATACTCTCTACGGAGGGAAAGATAGCGACATTCTCAACGGCGGCGCAGGGGATGACTTGCTGTTTGGTGACGGTGGAGACGATACTTTAATTGGAGGTACTGGGAGCGATCGTTTTGTGTTAAGTAGCAACAGCGGTATCGATACTGTGATCAATTTTGCAGTAGGAACTGACAAGTTTGTCCTGGCTGGCGGCTTGAGTTTCGACTCTTTGCGCCTTGACTCCACTGCTAACAGTTATGTCCTGAAAGTTGCTGCCACTGGCGAGGTTTTGGCTAATATTTTTGGGGCTGACAAACCGATTACTGCTAGCGATTTTTTGATGGTTTTCCCCTAATACAGAACTCGTAAGCTGTTGCGGCATTTAAATTGTATATCAAAAAACCATCAAAGTCTTGTGGGGTGTCCCGCCCGCCCTGAATATGCAATTTAAATGCGCGACAGCTTAATGTATGTGAGGTACACCTGAGTAGGGACACGGCCATGCCCAAAGCCGTGTCAACAACCAGGTCAAACGTAGTCAGAGACTGCTGTTTGGCGGTTTGGCTCTTAACCCCCCCTAACCCCCCCGATGCTTTGGGGGGGGATAAGAATCTTCTCTTTCGTCTGCCTTAATAAGGGGGATGCGCGGGGGTTATAGGCCAATACGGTTTACTTAAGATGGTCATTGCGAGGAACGAAGCAATCGCAATGTCTATTTATCATCGGTTTTCCATGTTGTTATTTCTTAAGTGAACTGTATTGGGTTATAGGCTTGGCTCAAAGCGAGATTTATCATGACTTTTAGGCGATTGTTGACATGACGAAAGGCAATACCGCGTCCCTACAGGACTCTGGAACCTGCCCAATAAACCTGCAATCTGCGGTAGGAAATTTTCGGGCTTTTGTTGCAAACATCTCATCCTAAAAAAAATAGCGGCGGTACTTATTGCTCCGCAAATTAATCGGTTTGCCATGCTCAACACAACTTTGTCTAATACCATTTTTATAAAGTACCGCTACACAATTACCCCCCCCACCCCCCCTTACTAAGGGGGGGCTAAGAGTTCATTCATAGCACATCTTTAAAAAAATGGTATAAGGGAATTAAAACTACTTTAATACCTTCGATAATATCCAATTGTCTTTGACTGACAAACTTGACATTTTTAGCAAAGTATAGGTGAAAACAATTGGTAAAAATATCCGGTTTTTTGAGCCAATTCTACGGCAGCATTGAAACGAACGCCTCGGATTTCTATAGTGTCCGAGCCATGAACCGCAGGTTCCATAGGTTCGTAGTGCGGACTTAAGTCCGCAGCTTGAGAGCGGACTTAAGTCCGCACTACGAACGGGAGAATGAAAAAGTTGTCTATAATTGGTAATTCTATTTGATGTTGTCTGAATAGACGCTATTTTTTGTTAAGCACGAAGCCCGATCGCCCTAATTTCCATTAAGTTAAAAAATTTATCAAGCCGACTCTCAATTTTAGTGCTGCGGGCGAGCAATTACCAGAGCCGAAGGCAAAGTTGCTCTCATGTCTTGAGAGATATCTGCAATACCAAGCGCGTTGCACCGACACAGCTATTAGTTAATCTGCCTCGATAATGTGCGGTTTGTCGATCGCAAATTTAGCTTAAACAGTAAGAAGCCTCACGTCTCACCCGAAGGGGAGCGTGAGATGAATTGCGCGTGAGCGTTCGGGACAGTCCTCTGACCAATATTGAGCGTAAGCGAAATTAGGGAAGAGGACATGGAGGAAACGAACAAAATATTAATCTTCCGGGGTTTGTTGATTTTCAATATATTTTCGTAAAGTTGAAACCGTAACACCCCCGCAGCTTGCGACAAAGTAAGAACCATTCCAAAAAACATCTTTGCTGTAAAAACTTTCTAGGTGTTCCGTGAATTCTTGACGCAGCTTTCTTGAGGATACAGATTTTAAATTATTAACAAGCTTACTCAACTCTAAGTCAGGGTGATACTGAAAAAGTAAATGTACATGGTTGTCCTCGCCGTTAAACTCAACCAATTTACAATCCCATTTAACAAGTAGTTCTTCAAAAATCAGATTCAAGCGTTCCAGCATTGAGTTTGTGAACGCTTTTTTTCTGTATTTTGTGGTCAATACAAGATGCACCTTAAGGTCACTGACAGAACGCCCCTTTGAAACAAAATCATTTTTCATAACTTTTCTGGAATATCTTAAATAATTGGTGTATCGTAAAATAGTAACACTGATTTAATAAGGTGGTGATAAACAAGTGCGGACAGCTTACCAGTACAGACTACGCCCAACAAATCAACAAGCGCATAACATAGATAGATGGTTATCTATGTTATGCGCTCAATATAATTACTTGCTGGCTGATAGATTCAACTGGTATGAGCAAAATCGTTGTCCTATCAACGTTTGCCCTCTTGTCTGTCACATTCCAGAATTACGAGACAACCCAGATTATTATAGTCAAAAGAAAACACTACCAAGTCTCAAAAAAACTCATCCTCATTACGGTGAAATATATTCACAAGTTTTGCAGGATATTGTTAAAAGAGTTAAGGTAACTTTTGACAGATTTTTGAAAGGTGATAGTAACGGAAAGCGTAGCGGTAGACCGAGATTTAAGTCTCGTGACCGCTATAGAACTTTTACTTATCCCCAAATGAAAGATGGATGCTTGCAGGGTAATTTAATTAACCTTCCGATGTTTGGCAAGGTTAAAATTATTTTGCATCGTCCTATCCCTGATGGTTTTAAAATCAAAACCGCCTCCGTAACTAAAAAGGTTGATGGTTATTATTTAACACTCAGCTTGGAAGACGCTACAGTTCCAACAATTAAGCCGGATTTTAACCCGGATTCAATAATTGGTATTGATGTTGGTTTAAAAGAGTTTTTAACAACTTCTGAAAATGAAACTGTTGCTATTCCTCAACACTATCGCCAGGCACAAAAACGATTAAAGGTTATTCAAAAGCGTGTATCTCGCAGAAAGAAGGGTAGCAATCGTAGACAAAAAGCGGTAAAACAACTAGGTAAACAGCACAAAAAAGTTGCTGATAAACGCAAAGATTTTCATTTCAAAACTGCGAACAACTTATTGAAAAAATATGATGTTGTGGCGGTTGAAGATTTGAATGTTAATGGACTAGCGCGTACCCGATTGGCAAAGTCTGTACTTGATGCTGGATGGTCAAGCTTTCTGTCGATACTAACGAACAAAGCCGAAAATGCTGGGAAAGTTGGTGATCCCAGTTAAAGCGTCTGGTACAAGTCAAGATTGTTCTAGTTGTGGTGTTAAAGTCCCTAAAAAGCTGCATGAACGCTGGCATGACTGTCTTAATTGTGGATGTAGTCTTGATCGCGATCATAATGCTGCGATCAATATAAAAAATAGAGCGGTAGGGCATTCCGTTCTTAAAGCCAAGAGCCTCCTAAGCAATAGCCGGATTGTCTTGGAAGCCTACACTTACTGCGAAGCAGAAGTGTAGGAGATGTCACGCAATAAGTCTACAGATTACCTTGTCGGCAAACAGCCAATCCTACCTCAGGTGGCTGAGACTTACCTATATTGCGGTTCTCACTCTCCATGAGGTATACCAGATTCTGCGATCGGGTTGAGAGCACTAGCGAGAGTTTTTACCTGCATAAACCTGAAAAAGTCTAGAGGCACAAGCAATTACGAATTACCACGCTTCGACTCCGCTCGCAGGGTAAAATTACTAATTACCAATTACCAATTACTAATTAGCTTCAAGTTCCTCATCTTTCTCATAAAGGCTATATCTGTTGACATCCAGCATCAGACAGAATCTGTTAACTTCAGAT harbors:
- a CDS encoding DUF4347 domain-containing protein, which gives rise to MQSICNKPIFLTQKPKNSTTSIAGENSRTQATYCCREKPIKTAKADWCLTGKNNGGGGIGQWEREFLLASQRAIAPVKNILFLDGGVEHYDSLARGATAGTEVFILDSTRDGVEQITRILAVCSDLDSLQIISHGTEAAVQLGSIALDAENLEAYSHLLQQWGKALSERGHILLFGCSVAASESGAAFVRRLSSIVGADIAASDNLTGSAALGGDWELRFVTGEIKARIAIEPFAIAAYAGTLGTLVNETFKNATVRGPWIYGGNGGALFDPTNGQPASRQPVPGITGGTVSGVLPALGGRSPGDGALQLTPAENTREAFVIYNNPISSTDGLRVQFDFFSYGSSAQTRLDPNYPIEPQPGDGLGFFFIDGTASPTRTGGFGGSLGYAQRSGVPGISGGYVGIGLDEFGNFSNPSEGRSGPTPPAIPGSDIGAYRPDSVTLRGREADNYQFLTNTIVPFGIDNIPTSITSSGSFSDFNFSNTFTSDRDAAKRSVQITLNPSSDPRNPNRLTVAFDTNFDGTYETTVIDIPNLAAINGAVPPIFKFGFGSSTGSGNNIHELQNLVVESINPPSLSADVSTIKTGPQFIKPGSSITYTITTVNNGPAPAQNVLIQDEIPVQLLLPNGAPPVLSASNNGTYVNQTKSVTWPLIPVLNPGQTLTYTLTVNLPSNLTSSDTFSNVAFSNSSTFDPNLSNNNSILPPGQVDGAGLLPTTVTDIVADLVTTKSGPVTAPLGSTVSYTVTTINRGPDAAADVVISDSIVPGLTSVSVSDNGTYNAQTGIVTFPTLPALANAATATRNISFVPPISLTAISNTARSSSTTPDPIATNNNGSPTNKEGTPTNSTVRTTLTPNADLATTKTGSTNATPGNPVSYTIATVNLGPSPAQAVTITDSIVPGLTGVTASDNGTYNATTGVVTFPPVAIANGTTATRRIGFTVPLTATLAISNTARSSSITPDLIPGNNNGTNPNASVTTTIAPRADVATQKTAPANINAGGTLTYTITTTNNGPSAATNVVITDSLIPGLTGVAASGGGTYNPTTGVIVFPPIASIASGSNQSRTISFVAPPTLTSITNVVSSRSDTTDPNDTNNNGSIAAPPGGSGGRVITTIGAQADVVTQKTAPATINAGGTLTYTITTTNNGPSAATNVVITDSLIPGLTGVAVSGGGTYNAATGAIVFPAIASMANGSNQSRTIRFAAPPNLTSITNVVSSRSDTPDPNDTNNNGSIAAPPGGSGGRVVTTVGAARADLVTSKLGLTSATAGSPVTYTIITSNNGPNAAENVVITDRIIPGLTSVRASDNGTYDPVTGIVTFPTIPSLAFGSSTNRLVTLVVPATGTISNTASSRSTTLDPQLTNNNGSESRATVTTTVATQPTPNQSPSATSGNAALRPNSAVNITGLGGTDSDGTVQSFTINTLPPANQGVLFLGDPANGGVPVTAGQTLTSDEIKQLFFKSADNFTGASFSYSSRDDLGGTSPGATVSLVSSPLSNQPPIPANTSKTLPPNSTVNLQGLTATDPDSSINFFTINTLPPANQGVLFLGDPSQGIRVTAGQRLSQTQINQLFFQATGEFTGTNFTYTATDSLGAISPAPATASLLPIVPNANQPPVANNTSVALSPGQSVNIPGLGGTDPDGTVVSFTINTLPPANEGILFLGAPSQGIRVTTGQTLTPEQISRLFFQGAGNFTGANFTYSATDNLGATSAAVATISVIAINQPTPTPTPAPVPTPTPAPVPTPTPAPVPTPTPNPEPVTTPTPNPGPVTIPNPGPVTTPTPAPVPTPTPAPVPTPTPAPVTTPTPPPVPTPTPAPVTTPTPPPVPTPTPAPVTTPTPPPIFGAVPEPDTGCGCDPLPEQPAFTFVPPQRSQLLNFESSIPDITDIQNTILGTPGNDFLTGNDSNELLVSFTGDDTVLGEGGSDIVFGDQQPDFIASGKGNDIVYAGKENDVVFGGKQQDRLFGDRGSDTLHGDRGGDTIVGDNGNNIDLTGNDGDLIFGGSESDFIAGNQGSDTVYAGKDADIVAGGKANDLIWGDKGSDTLYGDSGDDSLFGGVANSLDGDPNGQDLLFGGDGNDLLNGQQGDDTLRGGNGRDLLFGGKGGDRIFGETGSDTLYGNQGSDTILGDYGTENNITIATEESDLIFGNDSGDIIGGGSGNDSIFAGKGNDLMFGGKGNDLMLGELGSDTIIGGEGDDSLYGGLQNQLVSDVNGRDLLYGGEGNDYLNGGESSDSLSGGFGNDTLNGGKDDDLLHGDAGDDLIYGDDGSDLICGDSGNDTIFGDRGENQIGPVGANGQQDCINGGSGDDLLYGNEGQDTLNGDDGNDTLYGGKDSDILNGGAGDDLLFGDGGDDTLIGGTGSDRFVLSSNSGIDTVINFAVGTDKFVLAGGLSFDSLRLDSTANSYVLKVAATGEVLANIFGADKPITASDFLMVFP
- the tnpA gene encoding IS200/IS605 family transposase, with product MKNDFVSKGRSVSDLKVHLVLTTKYRKKAFTNSMLERLNLIFEELLVKWDCKLVEFNGEDNHVHLLFQYHPDLELSKLVNNLKSVSSRKLRQEFTEHLESFYSKDVFWNGSYFVASCGGVTVSTLRKYIENQQTPED
- a CDS encoding transposase; the protein is MRTAYQYRLRPTNQQAHNIDRWLSMLCAQYNYLLADRFNWYEQNRCPINVCPLVCHIPELRDNPDYYSQKKTLPSLKKTHPHYGEIYSQVLQDIVKRVKVTFDRFLKGDSNGKRSGRPRFKSRDRYRTFTYPQMKDGCLQGNLINLPMFGKVKIILHRPIPDGFKIKTASVTKKVDGYYLTLSLEDATVPTIKPDFNPDSIIGIDVGLKEFLTTSENETVAIPQHYRQAQKRLKVIQKRVSRRKKGSNRRQKAVKQLGKQHKKVADKRKDFHFKTANNLLKKYDVVAVEDLNVNGLARTRLAKSVLDAGWSSFLSILTNKAENAGKVGDPS
- a CDS encoding zinc ribbon domain-containing protein; translation: MLGKLVIPVKASGTSQDCSSCGVKVPKKLHERWHDCLNCGCSLDRDHNAAINIKNRAVGHSVLKAKSLLSNSRIVLEAYTYCEAEV